In one window of Eubalaena glacialis isolate mEubGla1 chromosome 13, mEubGla1.1.hap2.+ XY, whole genome shotgun sequence DNA:
- the CRYM gene encoding ketimine reductase mu-crystallin — protein sequence MSSVPAFLSAADVQDHLRSSSLLIPPLEAALANFSSGPDGGVMQPVRTVVPVAKHRGFLGVMPAYSAAEDALTTKLVTFYEGHSTTSTVPSHQATVLLFQPSDGSLLAVMDGNVITAKRTAAVSAIATKFLKPPSSEVLCILGAGVQAYSHYEVFTEQFSFKEVRIWNRTKENAEKFANTVQGEVRVCSSVQEAVTGADVIITVTMATEPILFGEWVKPGAHINAIGASRPDWRELDDELMTQAVLYVDSQEAALKESGDVLLSGAKIFAELGEVVKGVKPAHCEKTTVFKSLGMAVEDMVAAKLVYDSWSSGK from the exons ATGAGCTCTGTGCCAGCGTTCCTGAGCGCGGCAGATGTGCAGGACCACCTCCGCAGCTCCAGCCTACTCATCCCGCCTCTGGAGGCGGCTCTGGCCAACTTCTCCAGCGGCCCCGACGGAGGGGTCATGCAGCCGGTGCGCACCGTGGTGCCCGTGGCCAAGCACAGGGG TTTCCTGGGGGTCATGCCCGCCTACAGTGCAGCAGAGGACGCCCTGACCACCAAGTTGGTCACCTTCTATGAGGGCCACAGCACCACCTCCACTGTCCCCTCCCATCAGGCCACTGTGCTACTCTTCCAGCCGAGCGATGGCTCCCTTCTGGCG GTCATGGATGGAAATGTCATAACTGCAAAGAGAACAGCTGCAGTGTCTGCCATCGCCACCAAG TTTTTGAAACCCCCCAGCAGTGAAGTGTTGTGTATCCTTGGAGCTGGCGTCCAGGCTTATAGCCATTATGAGGTCTTCACAGAGCAGTTCTCCTTTAAGGAG GTGAGGATATGGAACCGCACCAAAGAAAATGCAGAGAAGTTTGCGAACACAGTGCAAGGAGAGGTACGGGTCTGTTCATCGGTTCAGGAGGCTGTGACAGGGGCAGATGTGATCATCACAGTCACCATGGCAACAGAGCCCATTTTGTTTGGTGAATGGGTGAAGCCCGGGGCTCACATCAATG CCATCGGCGCCAGCAGACCTGACTGGAGAGAGCTGGATGATGAGCTCATGACACAGGCTGTGCTGTATGTGGATTCCCAGGAGGCCGCCCTGAAAGAGTCTGGAGATGTCCTCTTGTCAGGG GCCAAGATCTTCGCTGAGCTGGGAGAAGTGGTAAAGGGAGTGAAACCAGCCCACTGTGAGAAGACTACGGTGTTCAAGTCTTTGG GAATGGCGGTGGAAGACATGGTTGCAGCCAAACTTGTGTACGATTCCTGGTCATCTGGTAAATAA